A region of the Bryobacteraceae bacterium genome:
TCCGCTCGCGCCGCCCCGACCTGATTGGCACGCAGGAGCTGTACTACGAACAGGGCCAGTACATCGTCGGGCAACTGCCGGACTATGCGTGGTTCGGCCTGAGCCGGCGAGGCAACCACGAAGACGAGCATATGGGCGTGTTCTATCGGAAGGATCGGCTGCGGGTGATCGACAGCGGCGATTTCTGGCTCTCCACCACGCCGGAAAAGCCGGGCAGCGTGAGCTGGAACATGAGCCTGCCGCGGATGGTCACCTGGGCGGAGATGGAAGTCATTGGCACAGGGGTGCGCTTCCATTACTTCAACACGCACTTCGCGCACCGCGACGTGGACGGGGCGGCACGGCTGAAGAGCGCGCAACTGCTGCGGTGCCGCATCGAGCTGCTGGAGGAAGACGCGCCGGTGCTGGTGACCGGAGATTTCAATGCTTCCGCCGGCGGGCCGGTCTACCAGACGCTGGTGCCGGCGCTGGCCGACGCCTGGCGCGAAGCGGCCGAACGCAAGGGGCCGGAGGACACGTTTCATGGTTTCACCGGCAGGCCGCGGCCCGGCAGGATCGACTGGATTCTCTTCCGCGCCCCGTGGAAAGTGCGCCTGGCGGAGACGATCTCAGACCGCAAAGGAAACGTTTTCCCGTCTGATCACTTCCCGGTGCTCGTCGTGTTTGATCTGCCCTGAGCAGCAACTGCGCTTGATGGGGCCAGACACCTCTGGCGCCGGTTTTTGATGCCTGACTCCATTTTCCATCGACGGAACACCGAGTCTTTCAACGGTCAGTGGCTCACGCCCGGGATGTTGGTGGTCTGGCCCCATTTCAATTTGAGAGACCGCTCTATTCGCTTCGGATCAGCCTTCCGTCTGCGGAGAATTTCGCCTCGCGTTTGTTGGCTCCTCTAAGCTGAAATTCGTAACTGATGGCGCCTCCTTCCGTGATTTTTTCGGCGCGTGTCACTTCTGCCCTGGGAAATTCCCTGCGAAGTGCGGCAGACACGGCGGCGGGCACTTCGCTCATCGGGATGGTCTCTTCCGTGGAGACGAGCGTGCCATCCGGGCGAAATGTGATGTCGTGACGGCGCGTGCGCCACTCGCATTCGATTTCATAGACGGTTCCGCCGCCTTCGGCTTCCGAGGAAACCCCAAGTACCCGCGCTCCCTGGAACTGCCTTTCGAAGGCAGCGCGGACCGCCGGAGGCAGGTCCGGATATTTGAGCTTTTGCTCGGTTTGCCCGGCCGCCGCGGCGACTGTCAGCGGAGCGGCGAGAACGATGCCAAGGAATTGGCAGCGTCGCATGGCTTCGATGCTCCGGGCGTCAGTCTACGCCCGCAACGGCCCGCGGTCAATGGGGAAAACGCGCGGCCCGGCTGGGGC
Encoded here:
- a CDS encoding endonuclease, producing MRSILPLALLAMSLCAGAAELRVMTFNVRYPNPGDGANVWPARRDLLVEVIRSRRPDLIGTQELYYEQGQYIVGQLPDYAWFGLSRRGNHEDEHMGVFYRKDRLRVIDSGDFWLSTTPEKPGSVSWNMSLPRMVTWAEMEVIGTGVRFHYFNTHFAHRDVDGAARLKSAQLLRCRIELLEEDAPVLVTGDFNASAGGPVYQTLVPALADAWREAAERKGPEDTFHGFTGRPRPGRIDWILFRAPWKVRLAETISDRKGNVFPSDHFPVLVVFDLP